In one Rutidosis leptorrhynchoides isolate AG116_Rl617_1_P2 chromosome 8, CSIRO_AGI_Rlap_v1, whole genome shotgun sequence genomic region, the following are encoded:
- the LOC139861249 gene encoding RNA cytidine acetyltransferase 1-like isoform X2 has product MVQDTFFTFCLHHLISVDEDLDEAPRKVKDDFKVQSEGLMNPEYLQRYAIADKDAESESALQNGGVKIPSGGVISVKSSKSKAEKYLKPNFFLRKTRMEILPNHRGRKTEHLNPQF; this is encoded by the exons ATGGTACAAG ATACATTTTTTACTTTTTGCTTGCATCACCTGATTTCAGTGGACGAGGATCTTGATGAAGCGCCAAGGAAAGTCAAG GATGACTTCAAGGTGCAAAGTGAAGGTTTAATGAATCCGGAGTATCTTCAGAGATATGCAATTGCTGATAAAGATGCAGAATCTGAGAGTGCTTTACAAAATGGTGGCGTAAAGATACCTTCAGGTGGTGTAATTAGCGTCAAGTCTAGCAAAAGCAAGGCAGAAAAATACTTGAAGCCAAATTTTTTTTTGAGAAAAACAAGGATGGAAATTCTTCCAAATCATAGAGGAAGAAAAACAGAACATCTTAATC CACAGTTTTGA
- the LOC139861249 gene encoding RNA cytidine acetyltransferase 1-like isoform X1, with the protein MVQDTFFTFCLHHLISVDEDLDEAPRKVKDDFKVQSEGLMNPEYLQRYAIADKDAESESALQNGGVKIPSGGVISVKSSKSKAEKYLKPNFFLRKTRMEILPNHRGRKTEHLNLSCNFIVPIKLLGIHSFDLTINGI; encoded by the exons ATGGTACAAG ATACATTTTTTACTTTTTGCTTGCATCACCTGATTTCAGTGGACGAGGATCTTGATGAAGCGCCAAGGAAAGTCAAG GATGACTTCAAGGTGCAAAGTGAAGGTTTAATGAATCCGGAGTATCTTCAGAGATATGCAATTGCTGATAAAGATGCAGAATCTGAGAGTGCTTTACAAAATGGTGGCGTAAAGATACCTTCAGGTGGTGTAATTAGCGTCAAGTCTAGCAAAAGCAAGGCAGAAAAATACTTGAAGCCAAATTTTTTTTTGAGAAAAACAAGGATGGAAATTCTTCCAAATCATAGAGGAAGAAAAACAGAACATCTTAATCTAAGTTGTAATTTTATTGTTCCGATTAAGTTATTGGGCATCCACAGTTTTGACTTAACCATAAATGGTATTTAA